DNA sequence from the Saccopteryx leptura isolate mSacLep1 chromosome 4, mSacLep1_pri_phased_curated, whole genome shotgun sequence genome:
taactCTGACTGCATGCAAAGCTTTAGTTGACTAATGATGTCCTTCCGCAACACAGGTCTTCATTCTAAATGTAGGTTGTTACAGGTAAGTAGTTGTGCCTGAACATGTATTTGCAAAAGAGTATAGATTACTGGAAACTAAAGCTATCTTGCTCTGTGAACAGGTGGAACTTCCATGTTGCTAAAATTCTTGATAtttcttttaagattattttagcaCTTTGGTTATAGTTTTAAAAGaaggtcttttttgttttattttgttttttggtttctaaaagtcattttttaagttattttctacacgagaatattttcacatttttgaaattaatattGGTTTGGATCTGAACCTTGTAAAGATAGTTTATGGTGGGATTTCCCTCTGTGAACCTACACTCTGATGTTGACTCATTCGTGCTTTGTTCACCGGGACCGGACTTCGTGGGTCCGCAGCAGCAGTGGCGGCCCAGGCTCTGACTGAGGACTCAGCCTCACTGGGCGGCCGGGCACCGCTTTGTCCTTTAAAGGAACCTCAGCCTCACACAGTTAACTTGGACAGGAGGCAGCAGTAGTGTCCTCTTCCTGAATTCTTCCTGTATTGTTAACAGTTAAGTCCTTCTGTTCATCTCTTTTCATTTTCCACTCTGACCACCTTTGTTCAGACTATAGCTCACACCCAAAGATGATGTCTTCTTTCCCAAATAGTTCTTGGTTTTGATTTGTGCCTAGCTTTTATTCATACTTTCTCTCCTGCCTGAACTGGAGTACCTGCTACTTTGCATTCTGACAGATGCAATacacatagtaggcacttgaCGTCATCCCTTATATTCAACAAAGCATGCATGTGAGACACTTTATAAAGGACCTCAGGTGATGACAGGTTCTAGGGCCAGTGAGGGATTTCTGCAGCTACACACCTCAGCCTTCACTAGAAGCAGAGAGACACCACAGGTTACCTGCCATTGGTTGTAGGTAAAGGACTTCACCTTTTTACCAGTGCGTTTTTGGGGCCAAAGGAGCGCTTCTGAGTCAGAGAACCTGTCTTCGGAGGGCTGTAGGCCAAGCTTGTCCCCACTCTGGTTTGCATGGTGTCCTCAGAAACTGGCTCCGCTGTCTTTCAGCCCAGCTCCAAGCTCTCTGCAGCTTGAACAGTGACAGCATGGTCATGGACTCTAATCAGGAATATTGATTGGTTTTTTTGAGGCTCTGTTTTCTCCAGTTGTACCTCTAGGTCGTgaatgtattgttttgttttgtttttatttttttttacttcctcaaatAGCTTCTCCTGTTCTTACTTCTATGAAGCAGTTTCTCATGCAGAACCCTGACTATCTGTAGAGCTGGCTTTGTGTATTGAACACTGGTGTGTTGTTGTACCTCCTTTAGTTCTTCCAGCTACACCTAGCTGCCAGCCCACCTTTCAGATCAGACTGCTTAACAGCTGTGCCTTCCTGCTGACAGCTGTTTCTGAAGGTTCAGCAGGATTTTGTCTTCATCTTCCAGTGGCCGTGATGGGCCTCCaggcctgtctgcctgtcccttcaGCCCGAGCCTGACTGAGGGAGATTTGCTGGCTGGCTTAAATCCCTCAATCCTGTGTCACCATCTGAGGGCAGTATAATTTTTCACCTTATtcactattaaatatttttaaatatatagaggAATCAAGGAAACATAGCAAATGCCCACAGGACCCTCTACCTAGATTTATCAGTTGTTATTTTGCAGTATTTGCTTTATCTACTATAGAAAccatcacatttcttttttttatccccTTTAAAGACTAGATGAGCAGAAGAGAGAGGGGCATTttatcttgttgttttttttttttattttatttattaatttttagagaggagagagagagggagagagagaaagggggaggagctggaagcatcaactcccatatgtgccttgaccaggcaagcccggggtttcgaaccagcgacctcagcatttccaggtcgacgctttatccactgcgccaccacaggtcaggcgagagagGGGCTTTTTAATTGTTCTCgtctttaaaattacttttgccaggccctggccggttggctcagcggtagagcgtcatcctggtgtgcgggggacccgggtttgattccaggccagggcacataggagaagtgcccatttgcttctccaccccccccctccttcctctctgtctctctcttcccctcccgcagccaaggctccattggagcaaagatggcctgggcgctggggatggctccttggcctctgccccaggcgctagagtggctcgcaatagtcgcggcagagtgacgccccggaggggcagagcatcgccccctggtgggcagagcgtcgcccctggtgggcgtgccgggtggatcccggtcgggcatgtctgactgtctctccccgtttccagctacagaaagaaaaaacaaaaaattacttttGCCAATCTTAACTGAAAACAGAGCTTTCTTTTAGCTAAGCACTggtattaaaatttttgtcttCAAACTTGGGCATTGTTTTTACTTACAGTTTAATATAGCAgttaataaatttcaaaataatataggGAAACCTGAGGAGGGTCTTCTCTCTCCAAACAGAAACTAGCTGAGCTTGAGCGTCACCTGGTTTAGGCGAAGGAATCAGAACTCTATGGAATCAGAACTTTATGCAGCCTTATCTGAGTTTGGGTTCCTGCTGTGCTGGGgtgaagggggggtgggggaggtgttAGAAATCTTCCAAACTTAACTCGTCATTTGCATTTGAAACAGCAATCTTACTGAGAAGCCACTGGATTGTTTTGAAATattacacaaccaaataaaaattcaaatgaagaaaatgataacTAGTGACAAATTGCTGCTTCAAGCATCTTATTTAGCTGTCCTTCAAATatcaagaacaaaaaaactattcacTATTGAAGAATTAGTAAAGCCTTGCATCTTAAATGTTACTCAGGAAGTTTTGGTTCCTCAAGCCACACAAAACCTTGAGGCTATATACTGCTTTCCGGTATTAGTGGTCAGAGAATTGTTGATCTGGCGAACAATATTGAAGAGCAACTTGTAGAGgggataaagaaattgaaatattttccattCAACTTGATGAATCAACTGAGGGAGTAACAATgctattctattttacttttactttgtgAGGTATAGTGATGATAAAAACTTCAGGGAGGAACTATTCTGCTATCTTGATCTACCTGGTCAGCCACTGGTTCAGAGATAGTTAATGCTCATACActcttgattattgtagctttgtagtatagtttgaagtcataGAATGTAATACCTccagccttccccccccccccaggattgctttggctttttgGGGTGTTTcgtggtttcatacaaatttgaggattttttgttctatttctgtgaaaaatgacattgggatttttgatagggattgcattgaatctgtagattgctttaggtaatatgaaCAGTTTTACAAAGTTAATGCTTCCAGTagatgaacatggaatatctttccagtGTTATGTGTCATATTCAATTTCTTAAAACTCTTGCAGTTTTCATTGTACAGGTTTTTCACCTCTTAGgtgaaatttattcctaggtattttactctttttttggaTTATAaataggattattttcttaatttctcttttctctttttagttagtatatagaaataccagttttttatattgattttgtgcCCTGCAACTTGACTGTATCTTGATAATTTCTAATAGTTTATTGGtagtctttagttttctttatacaaaagcgtatgtcatctgcaaatagtgacagttttacttcttatcctatttggatatcttttatttattcatttatctatttatctttgcCTAATTCTGGCTAGGGCTTCCAAATACAGTGGTGAGAGTGAGTAAACCTTGTCCTGTTCctcatcttagaggaaaagcttttagtttttcactgttgAATTTGATGCTAGATGTGAGTTTGTCACATACacagcttttattatgttgagatactttccttctatgcccattttattgagagttgtgaaatgctttttctgcatctattgagatagtaatgatttttatccttcattttgttcaagctgtgaaccaagttaggctgctgctagtgctggaCATCAGGCCACTTCGCAAAAGTTACGGGGTATGCCAAGGCCAGGTGCCACTAGTCTGAGAGATTTTTAGGAAAGTTGGCAGCATGGGCCAAGACAGgacatttgtatggaaaagccactggaaagggCTTGTGTTGGGTCCTCAGTGGGGTGGGACAGAGTCTTGGAATCCCAGTTGATGGAGTCTCTATGGGGCCCCTGTGGTGTCAGATCCTGACTGCAGTCAGGGCTGGAAAGCCACTTTACCCCTTCCCGCACAGTTGGCTCCTTCCCTATGTCTGGTCAGATGTGAGTTGTGAGGAGATGCTGGGCTTCTCTGTTTCAGGTTACAGTCCTGGCACACCTTACAAAGTGTCCTGTTCCCCCACCAGCGGGGCGGTGCCACCGTACTCCTCCTCCCCTAACCCCTACCAGACTGCCGTGTACCCTGTGCGAAGTGCCTACCCCCAGCAGAGCCCGTACGCACAGGTAGGCCTCTGCACTGTGCGTAGTCGGTCCCGGCTGGGCCCTGACCCCTGGGTGTGGACCCTGTTGcagctgtctctctccctccctgcagcAAGGCACGTTCTACACACAGCCCCTGTACGCGGCACCCCCCCACGTCATCCACCACACCACGGTGGTGCAGCCCAACGGCATGCCAGCAACAGTGTACCCTGCTCCCATCCCTGCTCCAAGAGGCAACGGGGTCACCATGGGCATGGTGGCTGGGACCACTATGGCCATGTCAGCAGGTAAGGCAACTCCTGGTCACCTGTTCTGTGGTGGCGTGAAAGCTGGGAGGGGAGAGCTCACTCTGACCCTGAGCCTTGGATTTCATGTCTCGAGTTGTGGGGAAGGAGAAACAGCacattccctttttctttttcccttctcctttcagGTGAGAGGAGACGGGACTGGGGGTGGAGTCATAAACCAGGAACCAAGTCCCTCCTGGGAGAGCATGGCCAGTGGCACTCGGAATTGGAGAGGCCTCTTTGGTGCCGAGCTAAGCCATTGGGCAGTGGGAATGAGGAGGGCCCGATCCCTTCTGTGAGCAAGAAAAGCCTGAGCAGAGGGGACGCACGTGCTGGGGCTGGACCTCTTGGTCCTTCCCTTTAGCATGGGCTCCTTTGCCAGCCAGGCTGTCTGTCTAGGAAAGCTAGAGATCTCAACTGCTAATATAAATCCTGTGCAGTCATCGACTTTATCTCCCAAGGAGAGGAAACCACAGAGAAACGAGAACCCTGGCTAGGATGCACACCTCTGCGCGGAGCCAGGGAGTAGGTTTCCTGCCAGGGGCATTGAGgtgtgtgtggcagggggccCGCTACACACTCTGCACTTGGTTGCTCgtggctgtttttattttatttttaatattgttcccTCTAGGTTTTCTAGACTTCAGTGTAAGAAAATCATGCTAGAGAGAAAGGTATTTCTGCTCAGTCtctgttttatttggttttcccATAGTTCCCATCTTTGAAGGCAGAAAAGGTAGTGACACAGACAGAAGCTCCATCTTTGAGACaggtagagggaggggaggacaggtAGGTCTTGGACGAGTGTGGGCGGGGGTAGGAGAGTGCAGGAGGAGAAGCCGGGTGAAGCTGTTACGCTTGCCGGTGACGGACTCAGGTAACCGTGGAGTTCCTTCAGGTACAGGGAAAAGTACATTGATCTCCGTGTACTCGGAAGCTTACATAGTTTGGAGTCTCCCTCCATTCTTCCCTCATTCATTTGTTATCATAATAACTATAtaatgtacagttcagtagtgttcagtatattcacactgttgtgAAATATCTCCAGAACTTCTTTGTATTGCAAAACTGAAGCACTGTTCCTATGAACAATTCCCTCTttcccctgccccccactccctgACAGCCACTGTTCTCCTGTCTCTTTCAATGTGACTGTTGTAGGGACCTctaataagtggaatcatacagtatttgtctttttgtgactggcatTTTTCATCTAccataatgtcctcaagattcatGCTTGTTATAGCATGTgacaaatttccttctttttaaagactgaattaatagtattttttattttgccatttatTATCTAATCCACAAAAATAATTGAGTATGCTTAAGTGAAGGGAGGTATAAAGATTTCTACAAACGTATTACCAAAATGAGCTTGCTGTGTTCACACATCTTTGAGTTGTTACATACTCAGTTTTTTGACAGCACTTAAGGTCAAGGCCTTGCCCTCTTCCTGACCTCCCTCACCGCACAGGAGGGAGCTGTGCGCTGCCTGCCACTGAGACATGctactctctcttctttttttttttttttttacttttttaaaaaaaattttatttagaaaattaaatttaacaggataacGTTGATCAGTAAGGGTCTACTCTCTCTTCTTGCAGGTACCCTGCTGACTGCCCACTCCCCAACTCCTGTTGCCCCCCACCCAGTCACTGTGCCCACGTATCGGGGTCCAGGAACACCCACCTACAGCTACGTGCCCCCTCAGTGGTGATCACCTGCGAATGTAAGTGACTAGCAGAGCACAGGTTGGCTCTTGACTGAAGTGCATTGATTTTCCAGTGGAGAATGGCAGGTCTACCATAATTAAGCACtaatgagaaaatgctccaggTCAGTGCAGTCTCTGGTTTTGTTTATGTTGGGTCTCTACCAAGTGGAAGGAGGAGGGATCACTGAGTGTTCACTCCGCACACCATGTATTGTTCCTTGCACCGGCCTCCTCAGGATGAGTAGCTCATTGTAACTAGGAGTCTGAGGCCTGCGGGGACTAGGAACAGTGGCCTTTTCGTCTCTGCCCTTTCTGGTTCTTGTGGGATCCATCCTCCTGTAGCTGGAATGCCTCCCTTCTTCCCAAGCAGCTCTGtgactgtgtgtgtctctgtctcccaccAGGTTGAGGATGGAGCTGTGCAGTCACACCACGGATATTCCACAGCTGGTGCTGCAGGCCTCGTGCCTCCAACCAGGACTTTCTTCCTAACGCTCTCGACACTTAGCTAAACACTACTATGGCCTGGCCTTGCAGGCCTCAGTGCCATTAGTCTCCAACTAACTGTGGGTTGGTTTTAAAGCAAATCCTGTTTGGGGCTGTCTGGCAATTTTTTTAGCTAACTGTAATGATAAAAAGGGAGTATTAATGTATTCTGAAATTATATCTATTTGAatgcatgtttaaaaaaacaaacaaaaacaaagcttgCTCAAACTACCTGCAGTTGACTGATGCAAAACCATCGTATGCAAAACCCAAAGGAATGGAATATTGTTTGACAACTGGTCCTCACTAATACAATGTTGTGATGTATGCAGAGTCTTCAAGTGTTAAGTGTTAAAGTGACTGTCTTCATGGGGCATCTGAAATCTCTGAGGTGGCTCTTCAGCCTTCGGGTTAATGTGGGCTGCCCATGGGAAGGACGGAATTGAGCATTTAGCTGTCTGTTTCTTTCACACTGACAGCCCTGCGGGAGAGTGCAGGGGGTTGCTGTGATGTGGACATTCTGAAAAGGGTATCATGAAAGATGAGAGTTGTGTGGCTGGTCTATTTAGGGGCAAGACACAGTTTGTCTGGATTGCTGTATACATTTTCATTACACATCTCTTATGGGTAGAGATGCTGTTTTCTATCTTACTGGAAAAGACCTACGTAGGATTAAATTATTTCCTGGGGTGGAAGGTTTGTGAAAGAAACAGACTTGGAGGAGGTATTATTCTCTCCTTGATTTAGCTTagaaaaccatttctttttttctttcctaagaaaTGTTGGGTTAATTGAAAACATGTAGGCGCTGCTGTTCTTCCCCCACAAAGAAGGGCAAAATTTCAGCTGTGTGTTATGAAGAAAGGCTGTATATTTAAGAACTATTAAGGGGGAGCAAACCTTTATTTGAAATTGATTACTTGTTACAGAAAGATAGGGCCAAGGGCTATGCTTGGGCCTGTCCACCCAATGGGGGCTTGTCCTCTGAGACCACCTGGAGACAGCCTGGCGTCTGTGGTGTGAGCACAGCTGAGGGCACTCAACGCAGAGCATGCGTGCTCAGCGAGCAGCCAGGCAACATCAGAGTGCGTTCACCTTCCAAGGGTTTTGCACTTCCAAGTGCATTCGCCTTGAAAGGATTTTGTGTTGAAATATGAATATTGTTCATAAGAAATTGAGGGTGGTTTTTTTCCCTAGATGGGCTCAACTTGTATTGATGGGAGTGAACGTTTTGAGACAGAGTTGATAGGAATGTGGGAAGAGGGTTTGTACCCTCTCAGCGGTTTGTCAGGTGTGTAGGAGGGTGTCTGCCCCTGTCCCGCTCATAGCTGTTTCAGACGCTGTGTTCTCAGGTGAGGgcctgctcttcctctctctctggcaGCTAGGTCAGGGCTCCAGCTCTGGTTTGGCATTCAGCCATGCTGGTGAGTGGGACACTCCACCCCTGAGCCTTTGGTAACCTTATTTTTTATAGTAAGCTTTGTAatgttttttcacattttattttataagaagtttaGGAATATTTTTGCATGGATCATTGTAAAGAAAAGATTCTTTATTCCTAATGTTTGTTAACATAGTGTGTTTACTGATAAGTACTTTAAATTGCTTCATGAGCACTTAacccgtgtgtgtgcgtgtgtgcgcacaGTTTCTGTACACTTCTTAAAAGCTGTGTTGTGATTCCGTTTGTATAGTGGATGCTTTGTAATAGCTGTAGGTCTGAGGGTTCCAAAGGCTGAACTGACCAAGTAACAGAAAACTCAGCTTCCTCAATTTAGTGTagtagagaagagagaatgatTTTAGTGTGTGCTTTTAAATACGACAGTGCATGTGTGCACACTTACATGGCTCCCTGGAAGGGTGGAGTCATTTGAATTCAGGAGGAAGCTGTTAGGCATTGCATAGAAGGCTTCTTCAGGCTCGCTTGGCAAATTCAGGGTGAGTGTTTTCATGAGCATGAAGTTAAATGGTGGTTTCAAGAGAAAGCAGAGTGGATtgcattccctccccccccccccccccccatttacatCACCTTCATAAACATGGTCTCCTGatgtttttaaaactctttcttttgGTCAGGTTGAGTTGAGAGACTTTACCAAGTACTTTTGTGTTATAGATTCTCTCTGTTCAGTTTGAAACTGTCAGGGCATCAGCCACCAGTTACGGTAGTGAAACAGGAGCCTGTGTGGCATGTGCAAGTCTTGAGTTAGGAGCACTAAAAGTATTTCAGGTTGTCATCTTAGCAacatttttaattccttctagtaaaattaattaatgaataGAAGTCCTATTATAAAGTTGCATAATTTGATATCCCAAGCACAATAGTGGAACAtttaaaataagttgttttttttttattatgtgacaTTCCTAATTTGAGAGTCTTTTAGCTAAATTCTATTCTTGTAGAAGTTGAGACGGGCAAGCAAAGGACCTAATTCCTATAAATATGGACAGcatcatggatatttattttgttctgttttgttttgttttatatcctcTTCCCTAAAGTTTAGAAGGTCTGTTTCTCGCTTATTGGAATTTTATTTGGCTCTGGGTTGGATGACTGACTGTTTAGCAATTAGCAAGCAGTGGTCCCATTAACTCGCTGCCTCCGAGAAGGGAGGCCAGTATCAAGGCCAGTGCCATTCTTGGTAACAGGCACAGAGGCACTTCCAGAGCCTTTTATGTCTTTTGCTTAAATATTTCCAGAACATTCTTGTTGGTGTGGTTATTAGGCCTACCAGTTgctattctgtgaatgtttctTGTGTGCAATGCTAACATAGTGCTTTTAGGACATTGAGGAAGGTCCTGAGGCTTGGGCTGGACACCTGGCCTTTCAGCATCCTGAACCATGGGCAGCTTGGTAGACAGTGGTGAGGAATTATGTTCTGAAGGCACTTTGGACAGGCTCATATCTGGCAGTGTTGTCCTCATGTGAGTCTGCATGCCTGCCAGTGGTGGCAGACCAGTAGCAAGCATGGACGGTGTCACTAGTGGGACAACCCAGGCTTCTCCTGCCCTCCGGAAACAGTATTACGTAGGCCACCTGCTCCCCGTGGCAGTTCACAGCTGGACACCCTGGTCATTGCCGGCATGAGCACTGCCCAGACAGGACAGGACACTTGTCTGACTCCCCTCATTGGGGCAGGGACAGTCTAAGGGTGCATGGCTTGAGGTGGGAGGAAACTTCTGGTCTCTGGTCCTTCCTGGGGTGGGGTGTCTGTAAGAGGAGTGTGGTTGGCTTAGGGGAAGGGCAGACTGTTAGCTCGCTGGCTGGCACATCTCAGAGTGTGTGGTGGGGTGCATggtgcagcagactgagtagtcTACAGATGACATGCTTCAGAAGGGGGTCTGATTTATTCGGGTCGAAAGTTGCAAAGTTGGTGTAACATGTTTCAGAGgatttctctctccattcctattcatTTGAAGAACAGAAAACCTGTGGCATCACTTTATAGGAGTCCCCAGGACTAAAATCAGCTCActtgggacagggacagacagaggcaaATGTCTCTGTCCAGGGAACCGAATGAGCTTCAGATGACATCCTCCAGGGCGTGTAAGTTAGAGAGGACAGGCAGCCCGTTGCACTTCCTGAGCCCTGCTGGCATCTCCCAGGCAGAGAGTGACCATGGGCCTGGCCCTGAGGCCCTGACTCCGGAGCACCCTCAGGGTTGCTCTGACAGCCACTGGGAGGGGAAGTGCCGAGGAGCCACGTAGGTTGTGACCTGCTAGGAAATggctcctttaaaaatatttttaaatgattttttaagtaGTTGTTTTTAGACTGTTCCTTGGTACATTTTTAAGCTTACGTCAGCATTGTCTTCCAGCGTTAAGGCACCCGTCACCTCTGCATTGGGCCTAGGCATCAATCAATACAAAGGAATGGAATGTCCATTCTGAGCCAGTCTGTTATGTGTAAAGtcatactgttttaattttttatgcaaTCTGATGAGTAGATAAGCTcagatttaaaattattaaaagcacGTTTATTGTAACAAGAGTTATGTATTAACACTGCAGTTTTCAATAAAGATTGACTTGTGTTGCATAGTAGTTTTCATGATTGTTTCCTGTAGGCTTTGTCTCAAGGTGGTTTGCCTGGCTGGGATTTTGGGCAGATGCCTTTGTGGTGCTCAGCTGGCTTCCACCTCAAGCCATGTCCTCTTGACCTTGGCCGTGTATAAGGGTATGTGGAGCCAGCAGgttgagggaaggggagggaggctacCCTCATTCCTTGTCTGATCCCATGGCCCAGGTCATCCTGCGAAGACATAGTCTTCCCCTTTTCACTGACAAAGACGCTGAGAACCAGGACTATGGGCTACCTGTCCCGCAAACACTTGCCGACATCAGCTAAATACAGACCTTGAGAGCAGTCACGGAGCAGGTGCTTCCAGGCCCTGGGGGCCCAGAGAGGCTGAGCCCACCATATCCACACCTGGACAGCACCCAGGCCCCACCCTGTTCCCCAGCTGCCCCGAGCTTCTCTGAAACACTCAGCCTGGCCACCTCAGCCACCTCCACCAAAGCCCTGAGGCATGGTCTCGGCTAGGTGAGGCCCTACCCCACCTCTGGGTATTACTGGGCTCATTTTCTCCAGGTTAAGAA
Encoded proteins:
- the FAM168B gene encoding myelin-associated neurite-outgrowth inhibitor isoform X2 is translated as MNPVYSPGSSGVPYANAKGIGYPGYSPGTPYKVSCSPTSGAVPPYSSSPNPYQTAVYPVRSAYPQQSPYAQQGTFYTQPLYAAPPHVIHHTTVVQPNGMPATVYPAPIPAPRGNGVTMGMVAGTTMAMSAGTLLTAHSPTPVAPHPVTVPTYRGPGTPTYSYVPPQW
- the FAM168B gene encoding myelin-associated neurite-outgrowth inhibitor isoform X1 → MNPVYSPGSSGVPYANAKGIGYPAGFPMGYAAAAPAYSPNMYPGANPAFQTGYSPGTPYKVSCSPTSGAVPPYSSSPNPYQTAVYPVRSAYPQQSPYAQQGTFYTQPLYAAPPHVIHHTTVVQPNGMPATVYPAPIPAPRGNGVTMGMVAGTTMAMSAGTLLTAHSPTPVAPHPVTVPTYRGPGTPTYSYVPPQW